The following are encoded in a window of Balaenoptera ricei isolate mBalRic1 chromosome 1, mBalRic1.hap2, whole genome shotgun sequence genomic DNA:
- the RBM15 gene encoding RNA-binding protein 15, with protein sequence MKTAGRDALPRRSPRWRRAVPLCETSAGRRVNQFRGEDLRRPATMKGKERSPVKPKRSRGGEDSTSRGERSKKLGGSGGSNGSSSGKTDGGGGSRRSLHLDKSSSRGGSREYDTGGGSSSSRLHSYSSPSTKNSSGGGESRSSSRGGGGESRSSGAASSAPGGGDGGEYKTLKISELGSQLSDEAVEDGLFHEFKRFGDVSVKISHLSGSGSGDERVAFVNFRRPEDARAAKHARGRLVLYDRPLKIEAVYVSRRRSRSPLDKDSYPPSASVVGSSVGGHRHPPGGGGGGQRSLSPGGAALGYRDYRLQQLALGRLPPPPPPPLPRDLERERDYSFYERVRPAYSLEPRVGAGAGAAPFREVDEISPEDDQRANRTLFLGNLDITVTESDLRRAFDRFGVITEVDIKRPSRGQTSTYGFLKFENLDMSHRAKLAMSGKIIIRNPIKIGYGKATPTTRLWVGGLGPWVPLAALAREFDRFGTIRTIDYRKGDSWAYIQYESLDAAHAAWTHMRGFPLGGPDRRLRVDFADTEHRYQQQYLQPLPLTHYELVTDAFGHRAPDPLRGARDRTPPLLYRDRDRDLYPDSDWVPPPPPVRERSTRTAATAVPAYEPLDSLDRRRDGWSLDRDRGDRDLPSSRDQPRKRRLPEESGGRHLDRSPESDRPRKRHCAPSPDRSPELSSSRDRYNSDNDRSSRLLLERPSPIRDRRGSLEKSQGDKRDRKNSASAERDRKHRTAASTEGKSPLKKEDRSDGSAPSTSTASSKLKSPSQKQDGGTAPAAAASPKLCLAWQGMLLLKNSNFPSNMHLLQGDLQVASSLLVEGSTGGKVAQLKITQRLRLDQPKLDEVTRRIKVAGPNGYAILLAVPGSSDSRSSSSSATSDTATSTQRPLRNLVSYLKQKQAAGVISLPVGGNKDKENTGVLHAFPPCEFSQQFLDSPAKALAKSEEDYLVMIIVRAKLVNNG encoded by the exons ATGAAGACTGCGGGGCGGGACGCTCTGCCGCGGCGGAGTCCAAGATGGCGGCGTGCGGTTCCGCTGTGTGAAACGAGCGCGGGGCGGCGGGTTAATCAGTTCCGCGGAGAAGACCTCCGACGACCCGCTACAATGAAGGGAAAAGAGCGCTCCCCAGTCAAGCCGAAACGCTCCCGTGGTGGTGAGGACTCGACTTCCCGCGGGGAGCGGAGCAAGAAGTTAGGGGGCTCTGGTGGCAGCAATGGGAGCAGCAGCGGAAAGACCGACGGCGGCGGCGGGTCGCGGCGCAGCCTTCATCTAGACAAGTCTAGCAGCCGAGGTGGTAGCCGAGAGTACGACACCGGTGGGGGCAGCTCCAGTAGCCGCTTGCATAGTTACAGCTCCCCAAGCACCAAAAATTCCTCGGGCGGGGGCGAGTCGCGCAGCAGCTCCCGGGGTGGAGGCGGGGAGTCACGTTCCTCTGGGGCCGCCTCTTCAGCTCCTGGCGGCGGGGACGGCGGGGAATACAAGACATTGAAGATAAGCGAGTTGGGGTCTCAGCTGAGTGACGAAGCGGTGGAGGACGGACTGTTTCACGAGTTCAAACGCTTCGGTGATGTAAGTGTCAAAATCAGTCATCTCTCGGGTTCTGGCAGCGGGGATGAGCGAGTAGCCTTTGTGAACTTCCGGCGGCCAGAGGACGCGCGGGCGGCCAAGCATGCCAGAGGGCGTCTAGTGCTCTATGACCGGCCCCTGAAGATAGAAGCTGTGTATGTGAGCCGGCGCCGCAGCCGCTCCCCTTTAGACAAAGATTCTTATCCTCCATCAGCCAGTGTTGTCGGGTCCTCTGTAGGTGGTCACCGGCACCcccctggaggaggtggtggaggcCAGAGATCActttcccctggtggcgcagcctTGGGATACAGAGACTACCGGTTGCAGCAGTTGGCTCTTGGCCGCCTGCCCCCTCCACCTCCGCCACCATTGCCCCGAGACCTGGAGAGAGAGCGAGACTACTCGTTCTATGAGAGAGTACGCCCAGCCTACAGTCTTGAGCCAAGGGTGGGAGCTGGAGCAGGTGCTGCTCCTTTCAGAGAAGTGGATGAGATCTCACCCGAGGATGATCAGCGCGCTAACCGGACGCTTTTCTTGGGCAACCTAGACATCACTGTGACAGAGAGTGATCTAAGAAGGGCTTTTGACCGTTTCGGAGTCATCACAGAAGTAGATATCAAGAGGCCTTCTCGGGGCCAGACCAGTACCTATGGCTTTCTTAAATTTGAGAACCTAGACATGTCTCACCGGGCCAAACTAGCAATGTCTGGCAAAATTATAATTCGGAATCCTATCAAAATTGGTTATGGCAAAGCTACACCCACCACCCGCCTCTGGGTAGGTGGCCTGGGTCCTTGGGTGCCTCTTGCTGCCCTGGCACGGGAGTTTGACCGATTTGGCACCATACGCACCATTGACTACCGCAAAGGGGATAGTTGGGCGTATATCCAGTACGAAAGCCTGGATGCGGCTCATGCTGCCTGGACCCATATGCGGGGCTTCCCCCTTGGTGGCCCAGATCGTCGCCTTAGAGTAGACTTTGCAGACACAGAACATCGTTACCAGCAGCAATATCTGCAGCCTCTGCCCTTAACTCATTATGAACTGGTGACAGATGCTTTTGGACACCGGGCACCTGACCCTTTGAGGGGTGCTCGGGACAGGACACCACCGTTACTATACAGAGATCGTGATAGGGACCTTTATCCTGACTCCGATTGGgtgccacccccgcccccagttcGTGAACGCAGCACTCGGACTGCAGCTACTGCTGTGCCTGCTTATGAGCCACTGGATAGCCTGGATCGCAGGCGGGATGGCTGGTCCTTGGACCGGGACAGAGGTGATCGAGATCTGCCCAGCAGCAGAGACCAACCTAGGAAGCGAAGGCTGCCTGAGGAGAGCGGGGGACGGCATCTGGATAGGTCCCCGGAGAGTGACCGACCACGAAAACGTCATTGCGCACCTTCTCCTGACCGCAGTCCAGAATTGAGCAGTAGCCGGGATCGCTACAACAGTGACAATGATCGATCTTCCCGTCTTCTCTTGGAAAGGCCGTCTCCAATCAGAGACCGACGAGGTAGTTTGGAGAAGAGCCAGGGTGACAAGCGAGACCGTAAAAACTCTGCATCAGCTGAACGGGATAGGAAGCACCGGACAGCTGCTTCCACTGAGGGAAAAAGCCCTCTGAAAAAAGAAGACCGGTCTGATGGGAGCGCACCCAGCACCAGCACTGCTTCATCGAAGCTGAAGTCCCCTTCCCAGAAACAGGATGGTGGGACAGCCCCTGCAGCAGCAGCCTCTCCCAAACTCTGTTTGGCCTGGCAGGGCATGCTTCTGTTGAAGAACAGCAACTTTCCTTCCAACATGCATCTGTTGCAGGGCGACCTCCAGGTGGCTAGTAGTCTTCTTGTGGAGGGCTCAACTGGAGGCAAAGTGGCCCAGCTCAAGATCACTCAGCGTCTTCGTTTGGACCAGCCCAAGTTGGATGAAGTAACTCGACGCATCAAAGTGGCAGGGCCCAATGGTTATGCTATTCTTCTGGCTGTGCCTGGAAGTTCTGATAGCAGGTCCTCCTCTTCCTCGGCCACCTCAGACACTGCCACCTCTACTCAGAGGCCACTTAGGAACCTCGTGTCCTATTTAAAGCAAAAGCAGGCCGCTGGGGTGATCAGCCTCCCTGTGGGGGGCAACAAAGACAAGGAAAACACCGGAGTCCTTCATGCCTTCCCACCCTGTGAGTTCTCCCAGCAGTTCCTGGATTCCCCTGCCAAGGCACTGGCCAAATCTGAAGAAGATTACCTGGTCATGATCATTGTCCGTG caAAACTGGTGAACAACGGATGA
- the LOC132362539 gene encoding uncharacterized protein LOC132362539, with protein sequence MNEFCLPTLSAFSSPTFVRSRCVLGCALALGPQNFWASYFLPVWDKESALGPAGQVGGAGSSQFTKLRLTLTSGAGRRQDAGSWGPAAGTQHSRGATLAREPAFLCAFRFRLSAPGQPRRVTDASSFAARGRGGDCRATAERPSSCQTIKHLREVPETKMITGSASSESTNRGSSDCIKSLEDAWWWCSVEDSMLPMQGPRASLVAQWLRICLLMQGTRVRALVWEDPTCCGATRPRSHNY encoded by the exons ATGAACGAGTTCTGCCTCCCCACGCTTTCTGCGTtctcctctccaacatttgttcgGTCCCGCTGCGTACTCGGTTGTGCTTTGGCCCTCGGACCTCAGAACTTCTGGGCTTCCTACTTCCTACCTGTGTGGGACAAGG AAAGCGCTCTGGGGCCCGCGGGGCAGGTGGGCGGGGCCGGGAGTTCACAGTTCACAAAGCTCCGGCTCACACTAACGTCAGGGGCGGGGCGGAGGCAGGACGCGGGCTCTTGGGGACCTGCAGCGGGGACGCAGCATAGCAGAGGCGCAACTCTGGCTCGGGAGCCGGCCTTCCTCTGCGCGTTCCGTTTTCGCCTGAGTGCCCCCGGGCAACCCAGGAGAGTCACTGACGCTTCCAGTTTCGCCGCCCGCGGGCGGGGTGGGGACTGTCGGGCCACGGCGGAGAG ACCTTCATCATGTCAGACGATAAAGCACTTGCGCGAGGTGCCGGAGACCAAGATGATAACAG gttctgcatcctCGGAGTCAACCAACCGTGGGTCATCTGACTGTATTAAGAGCTTAGAAGATGCCTGGTGGTGGTGCAGTGTagaagactccatgctcccaatgcaggggcccag ggcttccctggtggcgcagtggttgagaatctgcctgctaatgcaggggacacgggttcgagccctggtctgggaagatcccacatgctgcggagcaactaggcccaggagccacaactactga